One Terriglobales bacterium genomic region harbors:
- a CDS encoding putative Ig domain-containing protein — protein sequence MKRRDFFQGGIASLVGLSGLLRASNWQAAPATEMPPPAKAPGTYSTAERHLLGWGWREAPHGQTLASDVLGQLVGGDPARPHYGLYGPNGGANDRGFFFYAAMGRTDTVTGLAAHLGLRKLAVPDTWNHRVLLFDLRSDGSLASRVASGIIGQAAFDAREIGQGPGGLHYPAACTFDPNGRFLFVADEHNNRVLQYDMASLQRAVRVYGQPDFDSWGYDAQPGDPNRVLRDSLRSLYGYDGPFPLHRHPSPRGFFLPSGLACDGKRLFVSDCDNHRVLVFDISGTENGPAAIAVLGQPDFDGFKPNRGGAAGPTIKLMASSDRESLNNFYGKPGPDTMLFPTGLALDRTHRYLLVADCQNDRALVFDVGKEIRNGMPAVAVVRKNDDVPAEWRPADKDFKGIVDVVVDETDRVFVSDRKGLRVLVYSLASILSGKPAPEAALGRFEMLTDLEQVKGLGKAEGPTGLAIAGRFLYVAEPRASRVLCYDTSHPARRAVNVLGQSYAGDSARPSYNQYGHNGGANPYGFSLIDGVPGISVSEDGQWLLASDSVGGRVLFFPLASDGLPLDRYARFTLGAPDLTTQVSNYGPDRFARPCSSVMTADGRVFITDFSGARILYFELPGLTAASGKGALDPLRPNLPSPDGATVAGGAPGMRGTKDNLLFHSITCGAAAKAVLGQVDFYTSLRNAASISQLGKEISGLAFDRKRGWLIITDKQNNRVVIMDVSKGVKTFMPAFAVLGQADFDSNGPYRGKAISDNDHDRVFIANDSMGERATKPAEKKVPWHPAGLKEPKGAAYDHVTQMFFVVNDGREILGFDLSGPITNGMAPAIRIGGAHSTVETDLPFVGEWLGIDEERRRLWSDGFALDISGNIRKSVPLIGQLGDAADRRKRPEIAEPHGGPKADQLGYSVPACHRFGGNIDALAVNPRTGTVYMMDNARFRVLCFQPEFKFDSEPLRFTIGAPAIGLTGTGGMAPLNFTLSQGALPRGLTIDSKNGVISGNPSDRPGEYRVEISVRSASGNVQGDRHIVLEKA from the coding sequence ATGAAGCGTCGTGACTTTTTCCAGGGTGGCATCGCTTCGCTGGTGGGCCTCTCCGGATTGCTGCGCGCAAGCAACTGGCAGGCGGCGCCAGCCACAGAAATGCCGCCCCCCGCAAAGGCCCCTGGCACCTACAGCACAGCGGAGCGCCACCTATTGGGATGGGGCTGGAGAGAAGCTCCGCATGGACAAACCCTGGCGAGCGACGTGCTTGGCCAGCTGGTTGGAGGCGACCCTGCGCGACCGCATTACGGCTTGTACGGCCCCAACGGCGGCGCCAATGACCGCGGCTTTTTCTTCTACGCCGCGATGGGACGCACCGATACCGTCACCGGCTTGGCCGCCCACCTCGGCCTTCGCAAACTTGCCGTGCCGGACACCTGGAACCATCGTGTGCTGCTGTTCGACCTGCGGTCGGATGGGTCGCTTGCGAGCCGTGTTGCCAGCGGCATCATCGGACAGGCGGCCTTCGACGCAAGAGAAATCGGCCAAGGCCCGGGCGGGCTGCACTATCCCGCCGCGTGTACGTTCGATCCGAATGGCCGGTTCCTGTTTGTGGCCGACGAGCACAACAATCGCGTCCTGCAATACGACATGGCTTCGCTGCAGCGTGCCGTAAGGGTGTACGGCCAGCCTGACTTTGACTCGTGGGGCTACGATGCACAGCCGGGGGATCCAAATCGCGTCCTACGGGACTCGTTGCGCAGCCTTTATGGCTACGATGGCCCCTTCCCGTTGCATCGCCACCCGAGTCCTCGCGGGTTCTTTCTCCCCAGCGGATTGGCGTGCGACGGCAAGCGGTTGTTCGTCTCTGACTGCGACAACCATCGGGTACTCGTCTTCGACATCAGCGGTACGGAAAACGGGCCGGCGGCGATCGCTGTGCTCGGACAGCCCGACTTTGATGGATTCAAGCCGAACCGAGGCGGTGCGGCGGGCCCGACGATCAAGCTGATGGCAAGCTCCGACCGGGAGAGCCTGAACAATTTCTACGGAAAACCAGGTCCGGACACGATGCTGTTTCCAACCGGACTTGCCCTGGATCGCACGCATCGTTACCTCCTCGTCGCCGACTGCCAGAACGATCGCGCACTGGTATTCGACGTTGGCAAGGAGATCCGCAACGGCATGCCAGCGGTGGCTGTCGTACGAAAGAATGACGACGTTCCGGCTGAGTGGCGTCCCGCCGACAAGGACTTCAAGGGGATCGTGGACGTCGTGGTTGATGAGACCGATCGCGTTTTCGTATCGGACCGCAAGGGACTGAGAGTTCTTGTTTACAGTTTGGCATCGATTCTCAGCGGAAAACCCGCACCCGAGGCTGCACTCGGGCGCTTCGAGATGCTGACTGACTTGGAACAGGTGAAGGGCCTCGGCAAGGCGGAAGGACCTACCGGTCTGGCAATAGCCGGTCGGTTCTTGTACGTAGCGGAACCGCGTGCCAGCCGCGTTTTGTGCTACGACACATCGCACCCGGCTCGCCGTGCCGTGAATGTACTCGGCCAGTCGTATGCTGGTGACTCGGCGCGACCAAGCTACAACCAGTACGGGCACAATGGCGGAGCCAATCCCTACGGTTTTAGTCTGATTGACGGCGTCCCTGGGATCTCGGTGAGCGAAGACGGCCAGTGGCTGCTGGCTTCGGACAGCGTAGGTGGCCGCGTGCTGTTCTTCCCGCTGGCCAGCGATGGACTGCCTCTGGATCGGTACGCGCGTTTCACGCTGGGTGCACCAGACCTGACGACACAGGTTAGCAACTATGGCCCGGATCGCTTTGCCCGACCGTGTTCCAGCGTGATGACCGCAGATGGCCGGGTCTTCATCACCGACTTCAGCGGCGCACGAATTCTTTACTTCGAGCTACCAGGTCTGACGGCGGCGTCCGGGAAGGGTGCTCTCGATCCACTGCGGCCGAATTTGCCGTCGCCCGACGGCGCAACGGTTGCGGGAGGTGCTCCCGGCATGCGAGGAACCAAAGATAACCTCTTATTTCATAGTATCACATGCGGAGCTGCCGCGAAGGCCGTGCTCGGACAGGTGGACTTCTACACCAGTTTGCGAAACGCAGCATCGATCAGTCAGCTAGGAAAAGAAATCAGTGGATTGGCGTTCGACCGAAAGCGGGGCTGGCTCATCATCACTGATAAGCAGAACAATCGCGTAGTGATCATGGATGTTAGCAAAGGTGTGAAAACCTTTATGCCGGCTTTCGCGGTTCTCGGCCAGGCCGATTTTGACAGCAATGGCCCGTATCGCGGGAAGGCCATAAGTGACAACGATCACGACCGTGTCTTCATCGCGAACGACTCGATGGGCGAGCGCGCCACCAAGCCCGCAGAAAAGAAAGTGCCCTGGCATCCCGCGGGATTGAAGGAACCCAAAGGCGCGGCGTACGACCATGTGACGCAGATGTTTTTTGTGGTCAACGACGGGCGCGAGATCCTCGGATTTGATCTCTCCGGTCCGATCACCAACGGCATGGCGCCTGCCATTCGAATCGGCGGGGCGCACTCAACCGTCGAAACCGACCTGCCATTTGTGGGCGAATGGCTGGGCATTGACGAGGAGCGACGGCGGCTGTGGTCCGACGGATTCGCCCTGGACATCTCCGGCAACATCCGGAAATCCGTTCCGCTGATTGGACAGCTTGGCGATGCCGCGGACCGAAGGAAGCGGCCCGAAATCGCGGAGCCGCACGGCGGTCCGAAAGCGGACCAGCTCGGTTACTCAGTGCCTGCATGCCATCGCTTCGGCGGAAACATCGACGCCCTCGCCGTCAATCCTCGAACGGGAACCGTCTACATGATGGACAATGCTCGATTCCGCGTGCTGTGCTTTCAACCGGAATTCAAGTTCGACTCTGAACCGCTCAGGTTCACGATCGGCGCCCCAGCAATCGGCCTGACCGGAACCGGCGGCATGGCACCGCTCAACTTCACCCTCAGCCAGGGCGCGCTTCCGCGAGGTCTGACGATCGACTCAAAAAACGGCGTCATCAGCGGTAATCCCTCGGACCGGCCCGGCGAGTATCGCGTTGAGATCAGCGTTAGGTCGGCGTCGGGAAACGTGCAGGGCGACCGTCACATAGTCTTGGAGAAGGCGTGA
- a CDS encoding sulfite exporter TauE/SafE family protein — translation MTSFDLGLATLAAFGAGLVNAIAGGGTLLSFPALMAIGLPGVSANVTSTVALWPGYLGATLAQRSDLRGQGHRLWVMLPVGVAGGILGGLLLLHTGERAFRSLVPFLILLASTLLAIQDWVRGWLLRKRGAEAAGSESPMLAAVPVGAAAIYGGYFGAGLSVIILAALGVLLKDTLTRLNALKQSIALAANIGAVFLFVPSGHVVWTAALFMALGAIAGGAIGGRLASRIQPRTLRWSVVAIGVVVGGIYLLR, via the coding sequence TTGACATCTTTTGATCTGGGGCTTGCGACGCTTGCCGCGTTCGGCGCCGGTCTGGTGAACGCCATCGCGGGAGGGGGAACCCTTCTCTCGTTTCCGGCGCTGATGGCTATCGGTTTGCCCGGCGTTTCGGCGAACGTCACCAGCACGGTAGCGCTGTGGCCGGGATATCTGGGCGCAACGCTAGCGCAGCGTTCCGATCTTCGAGGCCAGGGCCACCGCCTGTGGGTGATGCTGCCCGTTGGAGTGGCCGGCGGCATACTCGGCGGACTCCTGTTGCTGCACACTGGCGAGCGCGCGTTTCGCTCGCTGGTGCCGTTTCTCATCCTGCTGGCTTCGACCCTGCTCGCGATCCAGGACTGGGTCCGAGGATGGTTGCTGCGCAAGAGAGGCGCGGAAGCCGCGGGATCGGAGTCACCGATGTTGGCTGCCGTGCCGGTCGGCGCGGCGGCTATCTACGGCGGTTACTTCGGGGCAGGGCTTAGCGTCATCATCCTCGCAGCGCTCGGCGTCCTCCTAAAAGACACGCTGACGCGTCTCAACGCGCTGAAACAGTCGATTGCTCTAGCGGCAAATATCGGCGCCGTGTTCTTGTTCGTCCCCTCGGGGCATGTCGTCTGGACGGCTGCGCTGTTTATGGCGTTGGGTGCGATTGCCGGCGGGGCGATTGGTGGTCGCTTGGCTTCACGGATTCAGCCTCGTACGCTCCGCTGGTCCGTAGTGGCGATAGGGGTAGTTGTCGGTGGTATCTACCTGCTGCGATAA
- a CDS encoding DMT family transporter: MTEQGGAALKKSDAREPADGVPAGVHPSTSPGSTGSALASMPMIWGYVMLVTSIVFNGLRYNLEAAALNVQPESSPPISPLGVVIAANYGSVVACLLTGWVWRQLGLTWGSLHRVSFAACIEAARAQGWPVLLAGFGAASGGWFINQTNKLYGPEFTAFLGNLIPAILVLTGLLSGERLRLRELFAVGVTIAGAFVFSYRDGQMNWSGIGLMVAGCVLMSMKKSLMKHATGVGHLPSVMTLSLFLVATWGLIGAISSGSLHFGTARSIGLCVAAGISGAMIGMSLLYAGLNVVGLARGAPIDSLRPLAVVAIGMITGTALPARLQLLGGAMVLIGSAALAGMGSRRKELERASAPVVAAATKP; the protein is encoded by the coding sequence ATGACTGAACAGGGTGGGGCGGCCCTCAAGAAGTCTGACGCCAGGGAACCCGCCGACGGCGTGCCTGCCGGCGTGCATCCCTCAACATCACCCGGAAGCACAGGGTCGGCACTTGCCTCAATGCCGATGATTTGGGGTTACGTCATGCTGGTAACCTCCATCGTATTCAACGGCCTGCGATACAACCTCGAGGCGGCGGCCCTGAACGTCCAGCCGGAATCGAGCCCGCCAATATCGCCGTTGGGCGTCGTTATCGCGGCAAATTACGGGAGCGTTGTCGCGTGTCTCCTCACTGGCTGGGTTTGGCGTCAGTTGGGTCTTACTTGGGGCTCACTGCATCGAGTATCGTTCGCAGCCTGCATCGAGGCGGCGCGGGCACAAGGATGGCCGGTGCTGTTGGCCGGGTTCGGCGCGGCGTCCGGAGGCTGGTTCATCAACCAGACGAACAAGCTCTACGGGCCCGAGTTCACCGCATTTCTTGGCAACTTGATTCCCGCCATTCTCGTCCTTACTGGATTGCTTTCGGGAGAACGCCTACGCCTACGTGAACTCTTCGCCGTCGGCGTGACGATTGCCGGTGCGTTTGTTTTCTCTTACCGGGATGGCCAGATGAACTGGTCAGGCATCGGGCTCATGGTTGCCGGCTGCGTGCTCATGTCCATGAAGAAGTCGCTGATGAAGCATGCGACTGGAGTTGGTCACCTCCCTAGCGTGATGACTCTTTCCTTGTTTCTGGTCGCAACGTGGGGATTGATCGGGGCGATATCTTCAGGAAGCCTTCATTTTGGCACGGCGAGGAGTATTGGGCTTTGTGTCGCCGCGGGTATTTCAGGCGCCATGATCGGCATGAGCTTGTTATACGCCGGGCTCAATGTCGTCGGACTGGCTCGCGGCGCGCCGATCGACTCCCTGCGCCCGTTGGCTGTGGTCGCCATCGGCATGATCACAGGGACCGCCTTGCCAGCGCGCTTACAGCTATTGGGAGGCGCTATGGTGCTGATCGGATCAGCTGCCTTGGCCGGCATGGGCTCGAGGCGCAAGGAGCTGGAGCGAGCATCCGCACCAGTCGTTGCTGCGGCTACGAAGCCGTAG
- a CDS encoding molybdopterin-dependent oxidoreductase produces the protein MEISRRTFLQSALAAGAVSALGPLDALAAGGVPGKERLIVNSLRYFDLEAPASALTTFITPVPLFFVRNHVSEPFAFDLDAWRLNIVGEVERPVSLTMRDLVRMEAASVTNTLECAGNGRAFFGPHVPGIQWKRGAVGTARFTGPRLKDVLARAGLKSTAKHVAFKGLEEPPGRVPQFIRSIPIEKALDSGTLVALHMNGAPLLKHHGFPARALVPGWIGAASVKWLTEVRVLDREFEGNFMKPGYRLPASPLAPGGEVNPDQTAAITRLNVKSLITHPAEGARIPAQAARIAGMAWAGEAEVVRVEISTDGGASWSNARLGAERARYAWRMWEFAWKPPRAGEYTILSRATDSDGRTQPAAGAWNPSGYLWNGYDRVRVNVTA, from the coding sequence ATGGAGATTTCCCGGCGAACCTTTCTGCAAAGCGCGCTTGCGGCCGGCGCCGTGTCGGCGCTTGGCCCGCTGGACGCCCTCGCCGCAGGCGGCGTTCCCGGCAAAGAGCGCCTCATCGTCAACTCGCTCCGCTACTTCGACCTGGAAGCGCCCGCATCGGCGCTGACCACGTTCATCACTCCCGTCCCGCTGTTCTTCGTGCGCAACCACGTCTCGGAACCATTCGCGTTCGACCTCGACGCCTGGCGCCTGAACATTGTGGGCGAAGTCGAAAGGCCAGTCAGCCTCACCATGCGCGACCTGGTGCGCATGGAAGCTGCCAGCGTCACCAACACGCTGGAGTGCGCCGGCAACGGACGCGCCTTCTTCGGGCCGCATGTTCCGGGCATCCAGTGGAAGCGCGGCGCGGTCGGCACCGCGCGTTTCACCGGGCCGCGTCTCAAGGACGTGCTCGCGCGCGCCGGTCTCAAGTCCACGGCAAAGCATGTCGCTTTCAAGGGACTCGAAGAGCCGCCGGGCAGGGTGCCGCAGTTCATTCGCAGCATTCCCATTGAGAAGGCGCTCGACTCCGGCACGCTCGTTGCCCTCCACATGAACGGCGCGCCCCTGCTCAAGCATCACGGATTCCCTGCCCGCGCCCTCGTGCCCGGATGGATCGGGGCCGCCAGCGTGAAGTGGCTTACCGAGGTCCGCGTGCTCGATCGCGAGTTCGAGGGCAACTTCATGAAGCCGGGGTATCGGTTGCCGGCTTCTCCCCTTGCTCCCGGCGGCGAAGTCAATCCCGATCAGACCGCTGCCATCACCCGGCTCAACGTAAAGTCGCTGATCACGCATCCGGCGGAAGGCGCGCGAATCCCCGCCCAAGCCGCGCGAATCGCCGGCATGGCCTGGGCGGGGGAAGCCGAGGTGGTTCGCGTGGAAATCTCCACTGACGGCGGCGCGTCATGGAGCAATGCGCGGCTCGGCGCAGAGCGCGCCAGGTACGCCTGGCGGATGTGGGAGTTCGCCTGGAAACCGCCGCGGGCCGGCGAATACACCATCCTGTCACGCGCGACCGACAGCGACGGACGCACTCAGCCCGCCGCGGGCGCCTGGAACCCCAGCGGATATCTCTGGAACGGATACGATCGCGTGAGGGTGAATGTTACCGCATAG
- a CDS encoding glycoside hydrolase family 57 protein — protein sequence MAIRIVFLWHMHQPYYKDLVSGEYRLPWVRMHALKDYYGMVKVLDEFPSVHQTFNLVPSLLTQLDDYVTGAARDPFFDVAARPVGELTAEDRRFGLQYLFQANPTHMIGRYPRYHELWERFRGFGQDPKRAEPFFTAAEFTDLQVLSQLAWFDEFFLDEPEIAALVRKGRGYSLEDQRFVTERERDLMARVLPAYRGAAERGLVEVSTSPFYHPILPLLCDTNAGAASSPGLPLPSRFQRPDDAREQLRRAIELHEQLFGARPRGVWPSEGSVSEAVLAIAHELGIGWMATDEGVLGRSTGSHFLRDHDGRLPADAAARLYNLYRYRNGGTEMNLIFRDHALSDLIGFVYSGMPPQEAADHLIRRIKESARVIAASGRDVVVPIVLDGENAWEYYPRSGREFLRRLYDGIARDAELEALTMTEAIARHRNFGELGSLAPGSWINANFNVWIGAPEDNRAWDELGMARDFYERNAAAADPERRALAFEELLIAEGSDWNWWYGPEHHSANDREFDELYRKHLSNVYQLLGAAPPESLAQAIGQPAGRPYFVPQTAYVHPRIGDAAARYFDWLGAAMYTHDRTTSAMHGRSFFLDVLQAGIDEESLYVHVEFAGGRPPSADEGVFEAVLAAESLAAGTEKPAHSLRLTLEMEGGAIRSSRLVRDPQPAGNGDVGIAPDGDQTAASTSTAQDGLLWRLRDALEAQIPLRLLSAGEGSRLRVRVTLWRARLPVDALPLDGWIELKVAPEHELSGAGNW from the coding sequence ATGGCAATTCGCATCGTTTTCCTCTGGCACATGCACCAGCCGTACTACAAGGACCTGGTGAGCGGCGAGTACCGCCTGCCCTGGGTCCGGATGCATGCGCTGAAGGACTATTACGGCATGGTGAAGGTGCTGGATGAGTTCCCCAGCGTCCACCAGACGTTCAACCTGGTGCCGTCGCTGCTCACGCAGCTCGATGACTACGTGACCGGCGCGGCGCGCGATCCGTTCTTCGATGTGGCCGCGCGTCCGGTGGGCGAGCTCACCGCGGAGGATCGCCGCTTCGGCCTACAGTATTTGTTTCAGGCCAATCCCACGCACATGATCGGGCGCTATCCGCGGTACCACGAGTTGTGGGAGCGCTTCCGCGGCTTCGGACAGGACCCCAAGCGCGCCGAGCCGTTCTTCACCGCCGCCGAGTTCACCGACCTGCAAGTGCTCTCGCAACTGGCGTGGTTCGACGAGTTCTTTCTCGACGAGCCCGAGATTGCGGCGCTGGTGCGCAAAGGGCGCGGATACTCGCTTGAGGACCAGCGCTTCGTCACCGAGCGCGAACGCGACCTGATGGCGCGGGTGCTGCCGGCGTATCGCGGCGCGGCCGAGCGCGGACTGGTGGAGGTCTCGACGTCACCGTTCTACCATCCGATTCTTCCGCTGCTGTGCGACACGAATGCGGGGGCAGCGTCGTCGCCGGGGCTGCCGCTGCCCTCGCGTTTCCAGCGTCCGGACGATGCGCGCGAACAGCTGCGCCGCGCCATCGAGCTGCACGAGCAGCTGTTCGGAGCGCGGCCGCGCGGCGTGTGGCCGTCGGAGGGCAGCGTGTCGGAGGCGGTGCTGGCGATCGCGCACGAACTGGGCATCGGGTGGATGGCGACCGACGAAGGTGTGCTGGGGCGCAGCACGGGCAGCCACTTCCTGCGCGATCACGACGGGCGGCTGCCGGCCGACGCCGCGGCGCGGCTCTACAACCTGTATCGCTACCGCAACGGCGGAACGGAGATGAACCTCATCTTCCGCGACCACGCGCTGAGCGACCTGATCGGGTTTGTGTACTCGGGCATGCCCCCGCAAGAGGCTGCGGACCACCTCATCCGTCGGATCAAGGAATCGGCGCGGGTGATAGCAGCTTCAGGGCGTGACGTGGTGGTGCCCATTGTCCTCGACGGAGAAAACGCGTGGGAGTACTACCCGAGGTCGGGGCGCGAGTTCCTGCGCCGGCTGTACGACGGCATCGCGCGCGATGCTGAGCTGGAAGCATTGACCATGACGGAGGCGATCGCGCGGCATCGCAACTTCGGCGAGCTTGGATCGCTGGCGCCGGGGTCGTGGATCAACGCAAACTTCAACGTGTGGATCGGCGCTCCGGAAGACAACCGCGCATGGGACGAGCTTGGCATGGCGCGCGACTTTTACGAGCGCAACGCGGCCGCGGCCGATCCCGAGCGGCGCGCGCTTGCCTTCGAGGAATTGTTGATCGCCGAGGGCAGCGATTGGAACTGGTGGTACGGGCCGGAGCATCACTCGGCCAACGATCGCGAGTTCGACGAGCTTTATCGCAAACACCTGTCGAACGTTTACCAATTGCTGGGCGCGGCGCCGCCGGAGTCGCTGGCGCAGGCGATCGGCCAGCCGGCGGGGCGTCCGTACTTCGTGCCGCAGACGGCGTATGTGCATCCGCGCATCGGCGATGCGGCGGCGCGCTACTTCGACTGGCTGGGCGCGGCCATGTACACGCATGACCGGACCACCAGCGCCATGCACGGGCGCAGCTTCTTCCTCGATGTGCTGCAGGCGGGCATCGACGAGGAGTCGCTCTACGTTCACGTGGAGTTCGCCGGAGGCCGGCCGCCGTCCGCCGACGAAGGCGTATTCGAAGCGGTGCTCGCGGCCGAGAGCCTGGCTGCCGGCACGGAGAAGCCCGCGCATTCGCTCCGGCTGACGCTGGAGATGGAAGGCGGAGCCATCCGCAGTTCGCGGCTCGTGCGCGATCCGCAGCCGGCGGGCAACGGCGATGTGGGCATCGCACCGGATGGCGACCAGACCGCGGCGTCAACTTCGACCGCGCAGGACGGTTTGCTCTGGCGATTGCGCGATGCGCTGGAGGCGCAGATCCCGCTGCGGCTGTTGTCCGCCGGCGAGGGCAGCCGCCTTCGTGTTCGCGTCACGCTGTGGCGCGCGCGCCTTCCGGTGGACGCGCTCCCGCTGGACGGATGGATCGAGCTGAAAGTGGCGCCGGAGCACGAGCTGTCAGGAGCGGGGAACTGGTGA
- the eno gene encoding phosphopyruvate hydratase, whose product MPSAPTAIVRIRGRQILDSRGNPTIEADVVLAGGAFGRAAVPSGASTGEHEAVELRDGGREWNGKGVTKAVANVNGAIAQALAGMDATRQRALDDKMIELDGTPNKSRLGANAILAVSMAAARAAANALRLPLYRYLGGVGANILPVPMMNILNGGAHADNNVDFQEFMVMPVGATSFDEALRWGVETFHALKSVLKKRGLNTAVGDEGGFAPSLKSNVEAIELVIEAIQQAGYLPGEQIAIALDPAASEFYEKPRSKKGQKGAAGRYVFKKSDKSAHTPEQMVRFWSEWARKYPIVSIEDGLAEDDWQGWALLTKELGSKIQLVGDDLFVTNTERLERGIEAGVANSILIKVNQIGTVSETLAAIELARRNKYTSVISHRSGETEDTFIADLAVGSGAGQIKTGSASRTDRTAKYNQLLRIEESLGDAARFVGIKALNYRSEKERTARA is encoded by the coding sequence TTGCCATCAGCGCCTACTGCCATCGTTCGCATTCGCGGCCGCCAGATTCTGGATTCGCGTGGCAATCCCACGATTGAAGCCGACGTGGTGCTGGCCGGCGGCGCATTCGGGCGCGCGGCCGTGCCGAGCGGCGCGTCCACGGGCGAGCACGAGGCGGTGGAGCTGCGCGACGGCGGCAGGGAGTGGAACGGCAAGGGCGTGACCAAGGCCGTGGCGAACGTGAACGGAGCGATCGCCCAGGCGCTGGCCGGCATGGACGCCACGCGCCAGCGCGCGCTCGACGACAAGATGATCGAGCTCGACGGCACGCCGAACAAGTCGCGGCTGGGAGCGAATGCGATCCTGGCCGTTTCGATGGCGGCGGCGCGGGCAGCGGCGAATGCGCTGCGGCTCCCGCTGTATCGCTACCTTGGCGGCGTGGGCGCGAACATCCTGCCGGTACCGATGATGAACATCCTCAACGGCGGCGCACACGCCGACAACAACGTGGACTTCCAGGAGTTCATGGTGATGCCGGTCGGCGCAACGTCGTTCGACGAGGCGCTGCGCTGGGGCGTGGAAACGTTCCACGCGCTCAAGTCAGTCCTGAAAAAGCGCGGGCTGAACACCGCGGTTGGCGACGAGGGCGGCTTTGCGCCGTCGCTGAAGTCGAACGTGGAAGCGATCGAGCTGGTGATCGAGGCGATCCAGCAGGCAGGATACCTGCCGGGCGAGCAGATCGCCATCGCGCTCGATCCGGCGGCGAGCGAGTTCTACGAGAAGCCCCGGTCGAAGAAAGGGCAGAAGGGCGCGGCCGGGCGGTACGTCTTCAAGAAGTCCGACAAGTCGGCGCACACGCCGGAGCAGATGGTGCGCTTCTGGAGCGAGTGGGCGCGGAAGTATCCGATTGTTTCCATCGAAGACGGCCTGGCCGAAGACGACTGGCAGGGCTGGGCGCTGCTGACCAAGGAGCTGGGGTCAAAGATCCAGCTCGTGGGCGACGACCTGTTCGTGACCAACACCGAGCGGCTGGAACGCGGCATCGAGGCGGGCGTGGCCAACAGCATCCTTATTAAGGTGAACCAGATCGGCACGGTGAGCGAGACGCTGGCGGCGATCGAGCTGGCGCGGCGGAACAAGTACACCAGCGTGATCTCGCATCGCTCGGGCGAAACGGAAGACACGTTCATCGCCGACCTCGCCGTCGGCTCGGGCGCGGGACAAATCAAGACCGGCTCGGCCTCGCGCACCGACCGCACCGCCAAGTACAACCAGCTGCTGCGCATCGAAGAGAGCCTGGGAGACGCGGCGCGGTTCGTGGGAATCAAGGCGCTGAATTATCGGAGTGAGAAGGAGAGGACGGCCAGAGCCTAG
- a CDS encoding agmatine deiminase family protein, with protein sequence MKRKQNRTPQSLGYRMPAEWEPHEGTWLGWPHNQTDWPGKFQPIPWVYADIVYHLAQVERVRILVNSQAAEDHAREVLQRANALRETVEFLRWPTNRGWTRDSGPIFVRNDGPRARGSARRKKKDGAAPVAVVNFRFNAWAKYNDWKLDNAIPGRAARHLKVPEFSPRIGEDGAHMVLEGGSIDVNGFGSMLTTEECLLSDVQQRNPGATREDLERAFAEYLGVTNTIWLGSGIVGDDTHGHVDDVARFVAPDVVVCASEPDPADANYEPLADNLRRLREAATETGRQLRVVELPMPRPIIHRGRRLPASYANFYIANRLVLVPTFNDRNDRVALNTLAELFPDRDVVGIHCGDLVWGLGTLHCMTQQQPG encoded by the coding sequence ATGAAGCGCAAACAAAACAGGACGCCCCAATCCCTCGGCTACCGCATGCCCGCCGAGTGGGAGCCGCACGAGGGCACCTGGCTCGGCTGGCCGCACAACCAGACCGACTGGCCGGGCAAGTTCCAGCCCATTCCGTGGGTGTATGCCGACATTGTTTACCACCTCGCGCAGGTCGAGCGCGTGCGCATCCTGGTGAACAGCCAGGCCGCAGAAGACCACGCGCGCGAGGTCCTCCAGCGCGCCAACGCCCTGCGCGAGACGGTCGAGTTCCTGCGCTGGCCCACCAACCGCGGCTGGACGCGCGATTCCGGCCCCATCTTCGTCCGCAACGACGGACCAAGAGCGCGTGGCAGCGCGCGCCGGAAGAAGAAGGACGGCGCCGCGCCGGTCGCCGTGGTCAACTTCCGCTTCAACGCCTGGGCCAAGTACAACGACTGGAAGCTCGACAACGCCATCCCCGGGCGTGCCGCCAGGCATTTGAAGGTCCCCGAATTTTCTCCCCGCATCGGCGAAGACGGCGCCCACATGGTCCTGGAAGGCGGCAGCATCGACGTGAACGGCTTCGGTTCGATGCTGACGACCGAGGAGTGCCTCCTCTCCGATGTCCAGCAGCGCAATCCCGGCGCCACCCGCGAAGACCTGGAGCGCGCCTTCGCGGAATATCTGGGCGTGACCAACACCATCTGGCTGGGAAGCGGAATCGTCGGCGACGACACCCACGGCCACGTGGACGACGTTGCCCGCTTCGTCGCGCCGGATGTCGTCGTGTGCGCCTCCGAGCCCGATCCGGCCGACGCCAACTACGAGCCGCTGGCCGACAATCTTCGCCGCCTCCGCGAAGCGGCCACCGAAACCGGACGCCAGCTCCGCGTCGTCGAGCTGCCCATGCCGCGGCCCATCATCCATCGCGGCCGGCGCCTGCCCGCCAGCTACGCGAACTTCTACATCGCCAATCGCCTTGTGCTGGTTCCAACCTTCAATGATCGCAACGATCGCGTGGCGCTGAACACGCTCGCCGAACTCTTCCCGGACCGCGACGTCGTGGGCATCCACTGCGGCGACCTGGTGTGGGGATTGGGTACGCTGCACTGCATGACCCAGCAGCAGCCGGGATAG